A portion of the Sphaerochaeta pleomorpha str. Grapes genome contains these proteins:
- a CDS encoding anthranilate synthase component II, whose protein sequence is MILLIDNYDSFSYNLYQLIGSMHPDIMVIRNDVLSVSEIAALQIERIILSPGPGICQDAGVCIEVIQKLGPDIPILGVCLGHQAICVAFGATVSHAKQLMHGKQSNVTIDKKSAMFKELGPTMLVGRYHSLSAVAETMPSCLKVTATSDDGQIMAVEHRDYPIYGLQFHPESILTPRGNTLLENFLRIGVTL, encoded by the coding sequence ATGATCTTATTGATAGACAATTACGATAGTTTTTCCTACAACCTCTATCAGCTGATAGGGTCCATGCATCCCGATATCATGGTGATACGCAACGATGTTTTATCAGTGTCTGAGATAGCAGCCCTGCAAATCGAACGCATCATCCTCTCCCCGGGACCAGGCATTTGCCAAGATGCAGGGGTCTGCATCGAAGTAATCCAAAAACTTGGCCCAGATATCCCGATTTTGGGAGTCTGTCTCGGCCATCAGGCTATCTGTGTTGCCTTTGGCGCCACCGTCAGCCATGCAAAACAGTTGATGCACGGCAAACAGTCAAACGTGACCATAGACAAAAAAAGTGCAATGTTCAAGGAATTAGGACCAACAATGCTGGTAGGTCGATATCATTCACTCAGCGCAGTAGCTGAAACCATGCCGTCCTGCCTGAAGGTTACCGCTACCAGTGATGATGGCCAGATTATGGCAGTCGAACATCGAGATTATCCTATCTACGGTCTGCAATTTCACCCTGAATCGATTTTGACTCCCCGGGGAAACACCCTACTGGAGAATTTTTTGCGAATCGGAGTAACACTATGA
- the trpD gene encoding anthranilate phosphoribosyltransferase has translation MIKEAIKELSLKHDLSYAEARQVMDEIMDGKASPVQMSSFLTALSLKGETIEEITGSAEAMRQHCIRLLHNLSVLEIVGTGGDKSNSFNISTTSSIVISACGVPVAKHGNRAASSKCGSADVLEALGVNIAVSPAKSKELLDTIGICFLFAQNYHIAMKYVAPVRKELGIRTVFNILGPLANPAGASMQLMGVFDENLVKPLAQVMANLGVTDGMVVYGQDGLDEISISGPTTVCEVRNHTFTQYEITPEQFGMKRCCKEDLLGGDASENAIISQKILSGEQKGPKRDVVVLNTACALYIAKKVPSIEAGIALASEAIDSGKAKEKLEAFICLSNEV, from the coding sequence ATGATTAAAGAAGCAATCAAGGAATTGAGTTTGAAACATGATCTGAGCTACGCAGAGGCAAGGCAGGTCATGGATGAAATCATGGACGGAAAGGCAAGCCCGGTTCAGATGAGCAGTTTTCTTACTGCTCTCTCGCTCAAAGGTGAGACAATCGAGGAAATAACAGGAAGTGCAGAGGCAATGCGACAGCATTGCATCCGGCTGCTCCATAACCTTTCTGTGCTGGAAATCGTAGGTACAGGGGGAGACAAATCGAATTCCTTTAACATATCCACTACGAGCAGTATCGTTATCAGTGCCTGCGGAGTCCCGGTTGCAAAACATGGAAACCGTGCCGCCTCTTCAAAATGCGGGTCAGCCGACGTACTGGAGGCCTTGGGAGTCAATATAGCCGTCAGTCCTGCAAAAAGCAAAGAGTTGCTTGACACAATCGGCATCTGCTTCCTGTTTGCCCAAAACTACCATATTGCCATGAAATATGTTGCCCCGGTTCGCAAAGAACTGGGCATCAGGACAGTATTCAATATCCTAGGCCCGCTGGCAAACCCAGCAGGGGCTTCGATGCAACTAATGGGCGTCTTCGATGAAAATCTGGTAAAACCCCTTGCCCAGGTCATGGCTAACCTTGGGGTGACTGACGGCATGGTGGTATATGGACAGGATGGGTTGGATGAAATCAGTATATCCGGTCCCACTACAGTCTGTGAGGTGCGAAACCATACGTTTACCCAGTACGAGATAACACCCGAGCAGTTTGGCATGAAGCGCTGCTGTAAGGAAGATCTTCTCGGAGGGGATGCAAGCGAAAATGCAATTATTTCCCAGAAAATACTCAGCGGAGAGCAGAAAGGGCCCAAACGGGATGTGGTAGTACTCAATACTGCCTGTGCCCTCTACATTGCAAAGAAGGTTCCCAGCATCGAGGCTGGAATTGCCTTGGCAAGCGAAGCCATTGACAGCGGTAAGGCCAAAGAGAAACTCGAGGCATTCATTTGCCTATCTAACGAGGTATAG
- the trpC gene encoding indole-3-glycerol phosphate synthase TrpC, producing the protein MNILQQLAQSTKNRYKGKEVNRPLALLKEQAELCTPLSPAFPFARALRKEGLSVICEIKKASPSKGIISSDFPYLEIAKEYAIGGGDAISVLTEPSLFLGKDRYLSEIAPLVSLPLLRKDFTVCPYQIYEAKLLGASSVLLICALLSDADIESYLQLCEDLGLDALVEAHDKQETERAIALGAKIIGVNNRDLKTFKVDLETSIRLRNLVPPSIIFVSESGIETKQDTRILRSHGIDAVLVGECLMRSFDKAGMIKGFKG; encoded by the coding sequence ATGAATATTCTCCAGCAATTGGCTCAATCGACCAAAAACAGATACAAGGGAAAAGAGGTCAACAGGCCCCTTGCCCTACTCAAAGAACAAGCAGAGCTCTGTACTCCCCTTTCCCCTGCGTTCCCATTTGCAAGGGCGTTACGTAAGGAAGGTCTCTCGGTTATCTGCGAGATAAAAAAAGCTTCTCCTTCCAAGGGGATTATCAGCTCCGACTTCCCGTATCTGGAGATTGCCAAAGAGTATGCAATAGGGGGAGGTGACGCTATCAGCGTATTGACAGAACCTTCCTTGTTTCTTGGAAAAGACCGGTATCTTTCAGAAATTGCCCCTCTTGTTTCCCTTCCGCTTCTCAGGAAGGACTTTACGGTTTGCCCGTATCAGATATATGAGGCAAAACTACTGGGTGCCTCATCAGTTTTGCTTATTTGCGCCCTGCTCAGTGACGCGGATATTGAAAGCTACCTGCAGCTTTGCGAGGATCTTGGACTTGACGCCCTGGTGGAAGCACACGACAAGCAAGAAACAGAACGGGCCATTGCGCTGGGTGCAAAGATTATCGGGGTGAACAACCGTGATTTAAAAACTTTTAAGGTCGATCTAGAAACCAGTATCAGGCTCAGGAACCTCGTGCCGCCTTCTATCATTTTTGTGAGCGAGAGCGGGATTGAGACAAAGCAAGACACAAGGATTTTGAGATCCCATGGAATCGATGCCGTACTGGTAGGGGAATGCCTTATGCGTTCTTTTGATAAAGCGGGCATGATCAAAGGATTCAAGGGATGA
- a CDS encoding phosphoribosylanthranilate isomerase — MTKIKLCGLRGLQDIAYANKVNPDFVGFVFAKSKRQISPQLAMGMRLALHKEIVSVGVFVNEQIATICALVESGTIAMVQLHGDENEQYIHALKRELSVPVIKVVSITCKESLLPYLSSPADYLLLDAGKGGTGMSFDWSLAQICTRPFFLAGGLNSENLQKAIATTHPFAVDLSSGLEKGGRKDFSLMQQAVSIAHRCNYLSPS, encoded by the coding sequence ATGACCAAAATCAAACTCTGTGGCTTGAGGGGATTACAAGACATTGCCTATGCTAACAAGGTAAACCCCGACTTTGTGGGCTTTGTGTTTGCAAAAAGCAAGCGACAGATATCGCCACAACTAGCAATGGGCATGCGACTTGCTTTGCATAAAGAGATTGTTTCGGTAGGGGTGTTCGTCAACGAGCAAATAGCGACCATCTGTGCATTGGTCGAAAGCGGAACCATTGCTATGGTGCAACTCCACGGAGATGAAAACGAACAGTATATCCATGCCTTGAAACGAGAACTTTCGGTCCCGGTTATCAAGGTAGTGAGCATTACTTGCAAGGAATCCCTTCTCCCCTACCTATCCTCTCCTGCCGATTACCTTCTCCTTGATGCAGGGAAAGGTGGTACAGGAATGAGCTTTGACTGGAGCCTTGCACAGATTTGTACCCGCCCATTTTTCTTGGCTGGGGGCTTGAACAGTGAGAATCTGCAAAAAGCAATTGCTACAACCCACCCCTTCGCCGTCGATTTAAGCAGTGGCCTGGAAAAAGGCGGGAGAAAAGATTTTTCCCTGATGCAACAAGCTGTCAGCATAGCCCACCGGTGCAATTACCTATCACCTAGCTAA
- a CDS encoding EAL domain-containing protein: MTLKSRDVRWIISRICLFVLPFVCIFLWVYSFFVDSTRQQSVIRLVSEQEKGTIIISNLLESTFSQYLSDLQVVYNSDECTRFRQHQDEANRIELEQLFSRIASRKEYILQIRFIDSLGKETVRVNNYHGVPVAVRAENLQDKSSRDYVSILSSAPPEFVYISDMDLNIENGEIVVPVEPVLRMGLPVFKDAERIGMLVINFDAYHILSFFTAYQSSLLKNISFGLIDRNGSWIVKNNEYVFGFKFDTTEANNLYIQEPDLLKILADSEQALSKEIGNHIYSFRVIKPITQKGVQWYPGGDRLWTVVSYFDTGQLPTLDRNFLLSHPQIEWIIAMALLLLGSTAVIIYFQRHSDLQRMKVSSLISSYVNDGILVSDKDHHITFCNTVFENMTGFSQSDLMGKKTSLFQTECENLRQEASDTASRLVWTKNKEGNYFQSKKLKTVILDHKGKKEYFVDLFMLSNWSMCDHLGSESRACDFPYISARIQLGIPFYCIMLQLSNEAEFNSVFNNKEAHVFAALLPSRIHNSVRNTDPIAIFSAKSYFFLVPDCTEDAKVAEIVTKLLSDVSKPITVLDKTFTPVFHCGVALCDDTNTTEDALVRKTCIARSVLNDQKGKGFLLYNQAIHARFLRAKMILESLPKAFEQGELELYYQPQLAIATNRIVGAEALIRWNSPELGSVSPEEFIPLMEQSKLMEKLSQLVIHDAINFLVRLETTVPSLQDSFTISINLTAEDISRNSTIETIRASLRQYTIAPSRLSIELTEQIAVKNFLNVDSNLQKLQKMGVSIAIDDFGTGFSSLSYLLDLSVDTLKIDRSFINNYPDPDTITIIKAIVLLAKEIGITVLSEGVETEEQLQFLKSINCCQYQGFLFSKAVEESAFIALYLDSEASSHTVS, encoded by the coding sequence ATGACACTCAAGAGCAGGGATGTTCGTTGGATTATCTCACGCATCTGCCTTTTTGTGCTTCCTTTCGTATGCATTTTCCTGTGGGTCTATTCGTTTTTCGTAGACAGTACGCGTCAACAGTCTGTTATCCGACTTGTCTCAGAGCAAGAAAAAGGTACCATCATTATTTCCAACCTGCTGGAAAGTACTTTTTCCCAATATCTGTCCGACCTGCAAGTCGTTTACAATTCCGATGAATGTACCAGATTCCGCCAACATCAGGATGAGGCCAACCGTATCGAACTGGAACAGCTCTTTTCCCGTATCGCAAGCAGAAAGGAATATATTCTGCAAATTCGGTTTATCGATTCTTTGGGAAAGGAAACCGTCCGTGTAAACAATTACCATGGGGTGCCTGTTGCCGTAAGGGCGGAAAATCTCCAAGATAAAAGCAGTCGTGATTATGTTTCGATTCTCAGTTCTGCTCCCCCTGAATTTGTATATATCTCAGATATGGATTTGAACATTGAAAATGGTGAAATAGTAGTTCCCGTTGAACCTGTTTTACGGATGGGTTTACCAGTATTCAAGGATGCAGAGCGGATTGGGATGCTGGTAATCAACTTTGATGCCTATCATATACTCTCCTTTTTTACAGCGTATCAGTCATCCTTGCTGAAGAATATTTCTTTTGGCCTTATCGACAGGAACGGGTCCTGGATAGTAAAAAACAATGAGTATGTATTTGGCTTCAAGTTTGATACTACAGAAGCCAATAACCTGTATATCCAAGAGCCTGACCTCTTGAAAATCCTTGCTGATTCTGAACAGGCATTATCGAAAGAAATCGGTAACCATATATATTCTTTCCGTGTAATCAAGCCAATTACCCAGAAAGGAGTCCAATGGTATCCCGGCGGGGACAGACTCTGGACTGTGGTAAGTTATTTCGATACCGGGCAATTGCCCACGCTTGACAGAAATTTTTTGTTAAGCCATCCCCAGATAGAATGGATCATAGCTATGGCCCTGTTGCTTTTGGGGTCTACAGCAGTGATTATCTATTTTCAAAGGCATTCAGATTTACAGAGGATGAAGGTAAGCTCTCTTATTTCAAGCTATGTAAATGATGGGATTCTGGTATCTGATAAGGATCATCATATTACCTTCTGTAATACAGTCTTTGAGAATATGACAGGATTTAGTCAAAGTGACCTCATGGGCAAAAAGACTTCACTTTTTCAAACTGAGTGTGAAAATCTCAGGCAAGAGGCTAGTGACACTGCCAGTCGGTTGGTCTGGACAAAAAACAAAGAGGGGAATTATTTCCAAAGCAAAAAGCTAAAAACGGTAATTTTGGATCACAAAGGAAAAAAGGAATATTTTGTCGATCTCTTTATGCTATCGAACTGGTCAATGTGTGATCATTTGGGCAGTGAATCCAGAGCATGTGATTTTCCTTATATTTCTGCTAGAATTCAACTTGGTATTCCTTTTTATTGCATCATGTTGCAACTTTCCAATGAAGCAGAATTCAATTCCGTTTTCAATAACAAGGAAGCGCATGTATTTGCGGCATTGCTTCCCTCCAGAATTCATAATTCGGTAAGGAATACGGACCCTATTGCGATTTTCTCTGCAAAAAGCTATTTCTTTCTGGTTCCCGATTGTACCGAGGATGCCAAGGTAGCAGAGATTGTAACCAAGCTGCTTTCTGACGTATCGAAACCAATCACTGTCTTGGATAAGACCTTTACCCCTGTTTTTCATTGTGGTGTTGCCCTGTGCGACGATACAAACACTACTGAGGATGCGTTGGTGAGGAAAACCTGTATTGCCAGAAGTGTCCTTAATGATCAAAAAGGAAAGGGGTTTTTACTCTATAACCAAGCCATCCATGCACGGTTTCTGCGGGCAAAGATGATTCTTGAATCCCTCCCAAAGGCTTTTGAACAAGGTGAATTGGAATTATATTACCAACCCCAGCTTGCCATAGCGACAAATAGGATTGTTGGGGCTGAAGCTCTCATCAGATGGAATAGTCCGGAACTTGGATCTGTCAGCCCCGAAGAATTCATTCCCCTGATGGAACAAAGTAAGCTAATGGAAAAACTCTCCCAACTGGTAATTCACGATGCAATCAATTTCTTGGTGAGACTTGAGACTACTGTTCCCTCTTTGCAGGATTCCTTTACCATTTCCATTAACCTGACAGCAGAGGATATTTCCAGAAATTCTACGATTGAAACAATAAGAGCTAGTCTAAGGCAATATACTATTGCCCCTTCAAGGCTTTCAATTGAACTGACAGAGCAAATTGCCGTAAAGAATTTCTTGAATGTAGACAGCAACCTGCAGAAGTTGCAAAAAATGGGTGTTTCTATCGCAATCGACGACTTTGGTACTGGATTTTCTTCTCTCTCCTATCTGCTTGATCTTTCGGTTGATACACTTAAGATTGATAGGTCTTTTATCAATAATTATCCCGATCCCGATACTATTACCATTATTAAGGCAATCGTACTCCTGGCAAAGGAAATAGGCATTACGGTTCTGAGCGAGGGTGTTGAGACAGAAGAACAATTACAATTCCTCAAATCGATCAATTGTTGCCAGTACCAAGGGTTTCTTTTCTCCAAGGCAGTTGAGGAATCTGCATTCATTGCGTTATATCTAGACAGCGAAGCAAGTAGCCATACTGTTAGCTAG
- the brnQ gene encoding branched-chain amino acid transport system II carrier protein: protein MEKRLSWSSYALVGSLLFGLFFGAGNLIFPVHMGQEAGSSVGIATLGFLITAIGLPFLGVVAIGLSRSTGLFDLASRVHTGYGYLLTILLYLTIGPFFAIPRTCTVSYEIGFAPFIPEGYQGIGLLVFTLLFFLSALFFALRPSQILNWVGKILNPLFLLFLSFLVVASFIRPMGSVSAAAVQASYATSPFFKGFLEGYNTMDALASLAFGIIIVQALKDLGVKSPKGIALGTIKSGAVSVLLMGLIYACLAYLGATSLSQFPLSANGGIALAQVARYFFGSWGSVLLALIVTFACLKTAIGLITACSETFRGLFPKRLSYKAFVILFTLVSALIANVGLTKIISLSIPVLMFLYPLAISLIILGLLSPLFHNRQIVFALTTAFTFLESFGDLFNALPAAFKGNGIIAVILSGYQRYVPFFNLGMGWVVPMATGLAIGWVLALTTKQKA from the coding sequence ATGGAAAAACGTCTTTCTTGGTCATCATATGCGTTGGTTGGTTCCTTGCTTTTCGGCCTTTTCTTTGGTGCCGGGAATTTGATTTTCCCCGTTCATATGGGCCAGGAGGCTGGATCGTCGGTAGGAATCGCAACCCTGGGGTTTTTGATAACCGCCATAGGACTTCCTTTTCTGGGGGTTGTAGCCATTGGGCTTTCCCGTAGCACGGGGCTCTTTGATCTGGCAAGCCGGGTACATACAGGATATGGCTACCTGCTGACAATCCTTCTCTATTTGACTATCGGGCCCTTCTTTGCCATTCCCAGGACCTGTACGGTTTCCTATGAAATCGGATTTGCCCCGTTTATTCCTGAAGGGTATCAAGGCATAGGGTTATTGGTTTTTACACTGTTGTTTTTCCTCTCAGCCCTGTTCTTTGCCTTGCGGCCAAGCCAGATCCTGAATTGGGTAGGCAAAATCCTGAACCCCTTGTTCTTGCTCTTTCTCTCATTTCTAGTCGTAGCCAGTTTTATCAGACCCATGGGTTCTGTCTCTGCTGCGGCAGTGCAGGCTTCCTATGCAACTTCACCGTTTTTCAAAGGTTTTTTGGAAGGGTATAACACCATGGATGCACTAGCTTCCCTGGCTTTTGGCATTATCATTGTCCAGGCTTTGAAGGATTTAGGGGTGAAAAGCCCGAAAGGCATTGCTCTCGGGACAATCAAGTCGGGAGCTGTAAGTGTTCTTCTCATGGGTCTTATCTATGCCTGTCTGGCCTACCTCGGTGCGACAAGTCTCAGCCAATTTCCCCTGTCTGCGAACGGGGGCATAGCCTTGGCCCAAGTGGCCCGGTATTTCTTCGGTTCCTGGGGAAGCGTACTGCTTGCCTTGATCGTAACCTTCGCCTGCCTGAAGACGGCCATCGGCCTTATCACTGCTTGCAGTGAAACCTTTCGTGGCTTGTTTCCCAAAAGACTGAGTTATAAGGCTTTCGTTATCCTTTTTACCTTGGTTTCTGCACTCATTGCAAACGTTGGCCTGACAAAGATCATCTCCCTTTCCATACCTGTTTTGATGTTCCTCTATCCACTGGCTATTTCCTTGATAATCCTTGGCCTGCTTTCGCCTTTGTTCCATAACCGCCAGATTGTATTTGCCTTGACCACCGCTTTTACCTTCCTGGAGAGTTTTGGCGACTTATTCAATGCACTGCCGGCCGCATTCAAGGGCAATGGAATCATTGCAGTCATTCTCTCTGGGTACCAGCGCTATGTACCTTTTTTCAACCTGGGAATGGGTTGGGTGGTCCCTATGGCAACGGGACTGGCAATTGGCTGGGTTCTTGCTTTGACTACAAAACAAAAAGCCTGA
- a CDS encoding NYN domain-containing protein, with amino-acid sequence MKRKNNAIYIDLENIPGNLDLKSLFDELTLKHNADENEENIFVIKMACGNAASIKKIESKLAEYNFSIRDTPAITTTYKNRADLIISLDALETIIINNPAIERYIFITSDSDFSVIMETLRKYGKEVYLVTKESVSNKPIFNNCCDEILIIEEYLPKSKVEETKATVSKSAESPNTTSPEKNDKFVEELILKVLEAMDPDSWHLVSYVGIKFHQMDKSRIIERSKYKTLSTLLTKLEKDKVIERKLNDKGHPQIKMLSI; translated from the coding sequence ATGAAGCGGAAAAACAATGCAATCTATATTGATTTGGAGAATATCCCGGGAAATCTTGATTTGAAAAGCTTATTCGATGAATTGACTTTGAAACACAATGCTGATGAGAACGAAGAGAATATCTTTGTAATCAAGATGGCCTGCGGAAACGCTGCCTCTATCAAGAAAATCGAGAGCAAACTTGCAGAGTACAATTTTTCCATCCGCGATACCCCAGCTATTACCACTACCTACAAGAACAGGGCCGACCTTATTATCTCCCTCGATGCCCTTGAGACCATAATCATAAATAATCCCGCTATAGAACGGTATATCTTCATCACTTCCGATTCTGATTTTTCGGTCATCATGGAAACCCTTCGCAAGTATGGAAAGGAAGTGTATCTGGTAACCAAAGAATCAGTGAGCAATAAACCGATATTCAACAACTGCTGTGATGAAATACTCATTATCGAAGAATATCTGCCTAAAAGTAAGGTAGAGGAAACAAAAGCCACTGTATCGAAATCAGCTGAAAGCCCGAACACTACTTCTCCTGAGAAAAACGATAAATTTGTTGAAGAGCTTATCCTCAAAGTCCTTGAGGCTATGGATCCTGATAGCTGGCACTTGGTCAGTTATGTCGGAATTAAATTCCACCAGATGGATAAAAGCCGTATCATCGAGCGAAGTAAGTATAAGACTTTGAGCACCCTGCTGACAAAACTGGAAAAAGATAAGGTAATTGAGCGAAAATTGAATGATAAGGGGCATCCTCAGATAAAAATGTTATCAATATAA
- a CDS encoding DUF3307 domain-containing protein, with amino-acid sequence MIMNTTLVFYLGLHLLGDFYFQSDTMAEKKRTAFSMVIVHGLIYALPFLLVFAFGNIVAFFVLVVSHVLLDALKFVVERTLGSNGVAFVFDQLLHLLCLLFVVAVFPASIAFVDTYAMQVRAFVLLLAAVKPVSVLFLQVLGYLKPGNLPSGKSGAGKIIGYLERLLLASLFLMGQLGAIGWVIAAKAFARSRQISESPEFCEYFLVGTLFSLLSVVALYGLLFH; translated from the coding sequence ATGATTATGAACACAACCCTGGTTTTCTACCTAGGCCTTCATCTGCTCGGGGATTTCTATTTCCAGTCCGATACAATGGCAGAGAAAAAGCGCACAGCCTTTTCGATGGTCATAGTACACGGCCTGATCTATGCTTTGCCCTTTTTGTTGGTGTTTGCTTTCGGTAATATCGTCGCCTTTTTTGTCTTGGTTGTTTCCCATGTTTTGCTAGATGCCCTGAAGTTTGTGGTTGAGAGGACCTTAGGGAGCAATGGAGTTGCTTTTGTCTTTGACCAGTTGTTGCATCTGCTTTGTTTGCTTTTTGTCGTGGCCGTTTTTCCTGCTTCCATCGCTTTTGTTGATACCTATGCAATGCAGGTGCGTGCGTTTGTCCTGTTGCTTGCGGCCGTCAAGCCAGTCTCGGTTTTGTTTCTGCAGGTATTAGGATATCTGAAACCTGGAAACCTGCCTTCGGGTAAAAGTGGTGCAGGGAAGATCATTGGGTATTTGGAACGACTGCTCCTTGCCTCCTTATTTCTCATGGGGCAATTAGGGGCGATAGGTTGGGTTATTGCAGCCAAGGCGTTTGCCAGGAGCAGGCAGATTTCCGAATCACCAGAGTTTTGCGAATATTTTTTGGTAGGGACTTTGTTTAGCCTTTTGAGTGTTGTCGCCCTGTATGGATTATTGTTCCATTAG
- a CDS encoding SatD family protein yields the protein MQYFVILGDVVKSRDIPDRAKFQTHFIETMDFVNKRFKDSLVSSLMVNSGDSFQGIFGSHAPLLQICDVLRFSLSAYCTVRLGLGLGEITTAIDPKSSILCDGPAFWNAREALDSLYDENYYQTLTAKIIFPAKRGDLTQELVNQSFLLGDQLVHGWKKRQLELATFQILQHGFEKVPQVQLASEMKISPQQMFTMIKAMGLIAYLDAKSRTQTLLLREIEASQ from the coding sequence ATGCAGTACTTTGTAATACTTGGTGATGTCGTCAAATCGAGAGACATTCCAGACAGGGCAAAATTCCAGACACATTTCATTGAGACGATGGATTTTGTCAACAAGCGTTTCAAGGATTCTCTTGTTTCCTCCCTCATGGTAAATTCAGGAGATTCCTTCCAGGGAATTTTCGGTTCACACGCCCCGCTTCTTCAGATATGCGATGTCTTACGGTTTTCGCTCTCTGCCTATTGTACCGTCCGTCTTGGTCTGGGATTGGGCGAGATCACAACCGCAATCGATCCTAAGTCGAGCATCCTTTGCGATGGCCCTGCCTTCTGGAATGCACGGGAAGCCTTGGATTCCCTGTATGATGAAAACTACTACCAGACACTGACTGCTAAAATTATTTTTCCTGCAAAGCGGGGGGACCTTACCCAAGAGTTGGTAAACCAATCCTTTTTACTTGGCGACCAGCTTGTACACGGATGGAAAAAAAGGCAGTTGGAACTTGCAACTTTCCAGATTCTGCAGCATGGGTTTGAAAAAGTACCGCAGGTGCAACTTGCCAGTGAAATGAAAATCTCCCCGCAACAAATGTTCACTATGATCAAGGCAATGGGACTCATTGCTTATCTTGATGCCAAAAGCCGGACGCAAACCCTTTTGTTGCGGGAAATTGAGGCAAGCCAATGA
- a CDS encoding TetR/AcrR family transcriptional regulator has protein sequence MQNKPETEAKDRILATSIKLFSQKGFDGTSVNLIAQEAKVNKALIYYYFKSKEEILDRMIQSLFDGMTELTLSFVHETMVEMISLKQLDILSDRLRFADKKSLDTFIAKLDAYYHSLLDYAIDNKAVLRILMLESLKNDSKYSNGLFRFLEMTKADESNPVYKTIWEADQDFTYTSEMTLYRFFFNIIPIVNFAAYFDDYKTISKIEGTLLIDSFMRSCHTTTMAFVSGTDLHLHTIDN, from the coding sequence ATGCAAAACAAACCAGAAACAGAGGCAAAGGACCGGATTCTTGCAACCTCCATCAAACTTTTCTCCCAGAAAGGCTTTGATGGCACCAGTGTGAATCTGATAGCCCAGGAGGCTAAGGTCAATAAGGCCCTCATTTACTACTATTTCAAAAGCAAGGAAGAAATCCTCGACAGGATGATACAGTCGCTCTTTGATGGTATGACCGAGCTTACGCTCTCTTTCGTCCATGAGACCATGGTTGAAATGATCAGTTTAAAACAGCTGGACATCCTGTCTGACCGACTTCGCTTTGCAGACAAAAAAAGTCTTGATACCTTCATCGCAAAGCTGGATGCCTACTACCATTCATTGCTGGACTATGCCATAGACAACAAGGCTGTTTTGCGCATCTTGATGCTGGAATCTTTAAAAAATGACAGTAAATATAGCAACGGTCTCTTTAGGTTTCTTGAAATGACTAAAGCAGATGAGAGCAACCCTGTCTATAAGACAATCTGGGAAGCTGACCAGGATTTTACCTACACCAGTGAGATGACTTTGTACCGCTTCTTTTTCAACATCATCCCTATCGTAAACTTTGCTGCTTACTTCGACGACTATAAAACAATAAGTAAGATAGAGGGGACACTCCTCATCGACAGTTTCATGCGCTCATGCCACACTACCACTATGGCATTTGTATCAGGAACCGACTTGCATTTACATACCATAGACAACTAA